A region of Candidatus Acidiferrales bacterium DNA encodes the following proteins:
- a CDS encoding cation transporter, whose product MKTIKLISGLLTLAAFLSISVFQSNSFAKNKPTAKTEHINLRVSGMMCSSCSKSLESSLCKFKGAKNVKANYNTGYASLDVPATTQVTRDQLVKAVADAGFTLKEVKFTPKTQKALDLKQQ is encoded by the coding sequence ATGAAAACGATAAAATTAATTTCAGGATTGCTTACTCTCGCGGCATTCCTGTCAATTAGTGTCTTCCAAAGCAACTCCTTCGCGAAGAACAAGCCCACCGCAAAAACGGAACACATAAACCTTCGCGTTTCCGGTATGATGTGCTCGAGTTGCTCGAAGAGCCTGGAGAGCAGTCTCTGCAAATTTAAAGGAGCGAAAAATGTAAAGGCGAACTATAATACCGGATATGCAAGCCTTGACGTTCCAGCGACCACGCAAGTGACAAGAGATCAGTTGGTGAAAGCAGTCGCCGATGCCGGCTTCACGCTGAAAGAAGTCAAGTTCACTCCGAAGACTCAGAAAGCCCTCGACCTCAAGCAGCAGTGA